In Sedimentibacter sp. MB31-C6, one genomic interval encodes:
- a CDS encoding NAD-dependent protein deacylase: MKSKFQELISKSENIVFFGGAGVSTESGIPDFRSVDGLYNQKYDYPPEIILSHRFFVNNIDNFYDFYRDKMLCLDAKPNTTHIKLAKLEKMGKLKAIITQNIDGLHQIAGSKNVLELHGSVHRNYCTKCNKFYNVETIINSNKVPECDCGGIIKPDVVLYDEVLNSDVLEKSVKYIENADVLIVGGTSLVVYPAAGLLNYYRGNKLVLINKSITSMDKKANLVINDSIGKVFEELQL; encoded by the coding sequence ATGAAATCAAAATTTCAAGAATTAATTTCAAAAAGTGAAAATATAGTTTTTTTTGGAGGAGCGGGAGTATCCACTGAAAGTGGCATTCCAGATTTTCGAAGTGTGGATGGTTTATATAATCAAAAATATGATTATCCACCAGAAATAATTTTATCCCATAGATTCTTTGTAAATAATATTGATAATTTTTATGATTTTTATAGAGATAAAATGTTATGTTTAGATGCTAAACCAAACACGACTCATATAAAACTTGCAAAACTTGAAAAAATGGGGAAGTTAAAAGCCATTATAACTCAAAATATAGATGGACTTCATCAAATAGCAGGTAGTAAAAATGTTTTAGAGCTTCATGGGTCAGTACATCGTAATTATTGTACAAAATGTAATAAATTTTATAATGTTGAAACAATTATTAATAGTAATAAAGTACCTGAATGTGATTGTGGAGGTATAATTAAACCTGATGTAGTGCTTTATGATGAAGTTCTTAATAGCGATGTTTTAGAAAAATCAGTTAAATATATAGAGAATGCAGATGTTTTAATAGTTGGAGGTACTTCTCTTGTTGTTTATCCAGCAGCAGGATTGCTTAATTATTATAGAGGAAATAAATTAGTACTCATTAATAAATCAATAACATCTATGGATAAAAAAGCAAATCTAGTAATAAATGATAGTATAGGAAAAGTATTTGAAGAATTGCAATTATAG
- a CDS encoding polysaccharide deacetylase family protein produces MKKRFFKILTLIAVVVLFTGCGVDDKPTIEEDNQHEDVPTNKENEAENEDSKDEKNEEIITEEEQNPIDSIDLTKEPNELGEIMILMYHGIGEEETVWQRTAANFRKDLEYMYKNGYRMISLNDYAKGEIYTEEGYTPIILTFDDGRQNNFNLIEENGEMVIDSNCAVGILEEFKSKYPDFNVTASFFLGTNPFGQIDYAEQKLNWLIENDYDIGNHTYSHNKMELLTGEEIQAEIGSVNNIIGEYISDYSVETLALPHGSNPNDEFINDMLEGEYEGNSYKTVAVLDVGWRPAYSPFDTLTDFKSLYRVTASEIDVDGCGMYDYFKQFEENKRERFISDGFSEVITIPERHKEYLNMDMVGDMLVNIY; encoded by the coding sequence ATGAAAAAAAGATTTTTTAAAATTTTAACTTTAATTGCAGTTGTTGTTTTATTCACAGGCTGTGGTGTTGATGATAAACCTACTATAGAAGAAGATAATCAACATGAAGATGTACCTACTAATAAGGAAAATGAAGCTGAAAATGAAGATTCTAAAGATGAAAAAAATGAAGAAATTATTACTGAAGAAGAACAGAATCCAATAGACTCAATAGATTTAACGAAAGAACCTAATGAGTTAGGAGAGATTATGATTCTTATGTATCACGGTATAGGTGAGGAAGAAACAGTGTGGCAAAGAACTGCTGCTAATTTTCGCAAGGATTTGGAATATATGTATAAAAATGGATATCGTATGATAAGTTTAAATGATTATGCAAAAGGAGAAATATATACAGAAGAAGGATATACTCCGATTATTTTGACTTTTGATGATGGAAGACAAAATAATTTTAATTTAATAGAAGAAAATGGCGAAATGGTTATAGATTCGAATTGTGCTGTAGGTATTTTAGAAGAATTTAAATCTAAATATCCAGATTTCAATGTAACAGCTAGTTTTTTTCTTGGAACAAATCCATTTGGACAAATTGATTATGCTGAGCAAAAACTTAACTGGTTAATTGAAAATGATTATGACATAGGAAATCATACCTATAGCCATAATAAAATGGAACTTTTAACAGGAGAGGAAATACAAGCAGAAATTGGCTCAGTTAACAATATCATTGGAGAATATATTTCAGATTATTCAGTAGAAACTTTAGCATTGCCTCATGGTAGTAATCCTAATGATGAATTTATTAATGACATGTTAGAAGGAGAATATGAAGGTAATAGTTATAAAACGGTAGCTGTTTTAGATGTAGGTTGGAGACCTGCATACTCACCTTTTGATACATTAACTGATTTTAAAAGTTTATATCGAGTAACAGCAAGTGAAATAGATGTTGATGGTTGTGGAATGTATGATTATTTTAAACAGTTTGAAGAAAATAAAAGAGAAAGATTTATTAGTGATGGATTTTCAGAGGTAATAACAATTCCTGAAAGACACAAAGAATATTTAAATATGGATATGGTAGGAGACATGCTAGTAAATATATATTAA